A single region of the Anaerococcus urinomassiliensis genome encodes:
- a CDS encoding ABC transporter permease: protein MNLVMLALILGNTFSNAAPVLLTGLGGMMSEKSGVVNIGLEGMMTIGALVGATVGYNVGNPWIAFIAGGLAGALFGLIHAIISVSFAGDQTISGIAINTLGPGLALFLARLFFDGATQTPSIPLENKIPRLFRSVSSNQIFLNIFGQYATVYIAIIMVVVLYLFLYKTKWGIRLIAVGEHPKAAETLNIPVKKTRYLAVIFSGFMAGLGGASMSLAVVSSFSPTLIAGQGYIALVTVIFGNWKPQGVLVGSLFFGLAESIATYLGGSNLSVPIEFISMIPYIATLLILIIFQRKSKAPKASGKPYLNLDNI from the coding sequence ATGAATTTAGTAATGTTAGCACTCATATTGGGAAATACATTTTCAAACGCTGCTCCTGTGCTTTTGACAGGCCTTGGTGGCATGATGAGTGAAAAATCTGGTGTTGTAAACATCGGTCTTGAAGGAATGATGACAATAGGAGCCCTTGTCGGGGCAACTGTCGGCTATAACGTGGGTAATCCATGGATTGCCTTTATAGCAGGTGGCCTTGCTGGAGCTTTGTTTGGTCTAATTCATGCTATTATTTCAGTTAGTTTTGCAGGAGACCAAACTATATCAGGTATAGCTATCAATACCCTAGGACCTGGTTTGGCCCTATTTTTGGCAAGGTTATTTTTTGATGGTGCTACACAAACACCTTCAATCCCACTAGAAAATAAGATTCCTAGATTGTTTAGATCTGTAAGTAGCAATCAAATTTTCTTAAATATTTTCGGACAATATGCAACTGTTTATATAGCTATCATCATGGTTGTGGTTCTATACCTATTTTTGTACAAAACAAAATGGGGGATTAGACTAATAGCTGTTGGTGAACACCCAAAGGCAGCAGAAACTTTAAATATTCCTGTAAAGAAAACTAGATATTTAGCAGTAATATTTTCTGGATTTATGGCAGGCTTGGGTGGTGCAAGTATGTCACTTGCAGTAGTAAGTTCTTTCTCACCAACTCTAATCGCAGGTCAAGGTTATATTGCCCTTGTAACAGTTATATTTGGTAACTGGAAGCCACAAGGTGTCCTAGTTGGTTCACTATTTTTTGGTCTAGCAGAATCAATAGCAACATATCTTGGTGGATCAAACCTAAGCGTTCCAATAGAATTTATTTCTATGATTCCATATATTGCAACATTATTGATACTAATTATCTTCCAAAGGAAGTCAAAAGCTCCAAAAGCTTCTGGTAAACCATATCTAAATCTTGATAATATTTAG